A stretch of Geomonas oryzisoli DNA encodes these proteins:
- a CDS encoding CheR family methyltransferase: MLNGITGSVEPDIAPDTFEVIGRILKARSGFTLDGYKDKCVKRRIHIRVRATHSPSPEAYGELLTRSTAEQDHLLRVLTIHVSHFFRNPPVFEKLGAEILPQLLEQRDQVRALSVGCAGGEEPYTLALLMKERFPEAVDAGRVTILAVDVDAGILDQAREALYHPDRLAELPPGVLERRFSPEGGRYRLASEVRSQVLFEHADLNHRQGWDPCDLILCRNVLIYFERERQETILNSFADALSPGGYLVLGKAETLFGTARKRFRTICPVERIYRAL; this comes from the coding sequence ATGCTTAACGGCATAACCGGCAGCGTCGAACCGGATATCGCCCCAGACACCTTCGAGGTCATCGGGCGCATCCTCAAAGCCCGCTCGGGGTTCACCCTGGACGGGTACAAGGACAAATGCGTCAAGCGGCGCATCCATATCCGGGTCCGCGCCACCCATTCCCCCTCCCCCGAGGCGTACGGCGAGCTCCTCACCCGCAGCACCGCCGAACAGGACCACCTGCTCCGGGTCCTCACCATCCACGTCTCCCATTTCTTCCGCAATCCGCCCGTTTTCGAAAAACTCGGCGCCGAGATCCTGCCGCAGCTCCTCGAGCAGCGCGACCAGGTCCGCGCCTTGAGCGTCGGCTGCGCCGGCGGAGAGGAACCCTACACCCTCGCGCTGCTGATGAAGGAGCGCTTTCCCGAGGCGGTCGACGCGGGGCGGGTCACCATCTTGGCCGTGGACGTGGATGCGGGGATCCTGGATCAGGCACGGGAGGCGCTGTACCACCCGGACCGGCTCGCGGAGCTCCCCCCGGGGGTCCTGGAGCGCCGGTTTTCCCCCGAGGGGGGGCGTTACCGCCTGGCGAGCGAGGTCCGCAGCCAGGTCCTTTTCGAGCACGCCGACCTGAACCACCGGCAGGGATGGGACCCCTGCGATCTCATCCTTTGTCGCAACGTACTGATCTATTTCGAGAGGGAGCGGCAGGAGACCATCCTGAATAGCTTCGCCGACGCCCTTTCCCCGGGAGGCTACTTGGTGCTGGGCAAGGCGGAAACCCTGTTCGGCACCGCCCGCAAGCGCTTCCGGACCATCTGCCCCGTGGAGCGGATCTACCGGGCCCTGTAA
- a CDS encoding pyridoxal phosphate-dependent aminotransferase, translated as MRNEIVTPGAGELTYEIRNIVTVAEKVQRLGVKINWENIGDPIVKGETIPLWMKEIVAAEAMHDESYAYCPTRGVLETREFICEITNKRGGAQITPDDIIFFNGLGDAIAKVYGNLRAESRVLMPSPTYTTHSIGEAAHANAVPVCYRLKPEDNWYPDMDDLECHVKYNPQISGIMIINPDNPTGMVYPPEVLKQIVAIAKKYDLFLIADEVYSNIVYNGEHTVPISDVIGEVPAIAMKGISKELPWPGSRCGWIEVYNGERDPRFKKFVNSILSSKMNEVCSTTLPQRCLPAVMKHPEYHNYLKERIGRYEKMSNIMYEALSRVPQLSVNRTNGAFYMAVPFKQGVLNDTQSLPIQNPEIRALVEGIVNQPGVAPDKRFVYYILAHTGICVVPLSSFNTELLGFRVTLLERDEAECRKIYRTLTENIAAYLAS; from the coding sequence ATGCGCAACGAAATAGTCACTCCCGGCGCGGGAGAGCTTACCTACGAAATCCGAAACATCGTCACTGTGGCCGAGAAAGTCCAGCGTCTCGGGGTGAAGATCAACTGGGAGAACATCGGGGACCCCATCGTCAAGGGAGAGACCATCCCGCTCTGGATGAAGGAGATCGTTGCGGCCGAGGCGATGCACGACGAGAGCTACGCCTACTGCCCCACCCGCGGCGTCCTGGAGACCCGCGAGTTCATCTGCGAGATCACCAACAAACGCGGGGGCGCGCAGATCACCCCGGACGACATCATCTTCTTCAACGGCCTGGGCGACGCCATCGCCAAGGTCTACGGGAACCTCAGGGCCGAAAGCCGCGTGCTGATGCCCTCGCCCACCTACACCACGCACTCCATCGGCGAGGCGGCCCACGCCAACGCGGTCCCGGTCTGCTATCGCCTGAAGCCGGAGGACAACTGGTACCCCGACATGGACGACCTCGAGTGCCACGTGAAGTACAACCCGCAGATCTCCGGGATCATGATCATCAACCCGGACAACCCGACCGGCATGGTCTACCCCCCCGAGGTGCTCAAACAGATCGTGGCCATCGCCAAGAAGTACGACCTGTTCCTGATCGCCGACGAGGTGTACAGCAACATCGTCTACAACGGCGAGCACACGGTCCCCATCTCCGACGTGATCGGCGAGGTCCCGGCCATCGCCATGAAGGGGATCTCCAAGGAACTCCCCTGGCCCGGCTCGCGCTGCGGCTGGATCGAGGTCTACAACGGCGAGCGCGACCCGCGCTTCAAGAAGTTCGTCAACTCCATCCTCTCCTCCAAGATGAACGAGGTCTGCTCCACCACGCTGCCGCAGCGCTGCCTCCCCGCCGTGATGAAGCACCCGGAGTACCACAACTACCTGAAGGAGCGCATCGGGCGTTACGAGAAGATGAGCAACATCATGTACGAAGCGCTCTCCCGGGTCCCGCAGCTGTCGGTGAACCGCACCAACGGCGCCTTCTACATGGCGGTCCCGTTCAAGCAGGGGGTGTTGAACGACACCCAGAGCCTGCCGATCCAGAACCCGGAGATCCGCGCGCTGGTGGAAGGGATCGTGAACCAGCCCGGCGTCGCCCCGGACAAGCGCTTCGTCTACTACATCCTGGCCCACACCGGGATCTGCGTGGTGCCGCTCTCCTCGTTCAACACGGAGCTTTTGGGCTTCCGCGTCACGCTGCTTGAGCGCGACGAGGCGGAGTGCCGCAAGATCTACCGCACCCTGACCGAGAACATCGCCGCCTACCTCGCCTCCTAA
- a CDS encoding response regulator, with protein sequence MALKVMIVDDSLFMRKMLRDILVEEGYEIADEASDGVEAVAKYKECLPDLVTLDIVMPNKSGIEALQEIMAYDAGARVVMCSAIGQEALTTAAAEAGAKAFILKPFNPELVTRVLREVAQG encoded by the coding sequence ATGGCCTTGAAGGTCATGATAGTTGACGACTCCCTTTTCATGAGGAAAATGCTGCGCGATATCCTCGTGGAGGAGGGGTACGAGATAGCCGACGAGGCATCCGACGGCGTGGAAGCGGTGGCGAAATACAAGGAATGTCTCCCCGACCTGGTCACCCTGGACATCGTCATGCCCAACAAGAGCGGGATCGAGGCGCTGCAAGAGATCATGGCCTATGACGCCGGGGCCCGCGTGGTGATGTGTTCCGCCATCGGCCAGGAGGCACTCACCACCGCGGCGGCCGAGGCCGGCGCCAAGGCCTTCATACTGAAGCCGTTCAACCCCGAGCTGGTCACCCGAGTGCTCAGGGAAGTGGCCCAGGGGTAA
- a CDS encoding chemotaxis protein CheW gives MTAERLLLFSAARQQFALNLQEVCEVMEPQQCYPFAGAPPHYLGLINFHGNLTALVDLAGYLRLPGRPLPGKILVIDTRLAHLALKVDAVGSILDAGSITGASSHDDPLTEALLETPQGSVRLLRLATLLDGLEQELQESAPNNAKPGGT, from the coding sequence GTGACCGCCGAGCGCCTGCTCCTGTTCAGCGCGGCACGGCAGCAGTTCGCCCTGAACCTGCAGGAGGTCTGCGAGGTGATGGAGCCGCAGCAGTGCTACCCCTTTGCGGGAGCGCCGCCCCACTACCTGGGGCTGATCAACTTCCACGGCAACCTCACCGCGCTGGTGGACCTGGCCGGCTACCTGCGCCTGCCGGGGCGCCCGCTACCGGGGAAGATCCTGGTCATCGACACCCGGCTTGCCCACCTCGCCCTCAAGGTGGATGCGGTCGGCTCCATCCTTGATGCCGGCAGCATCACCGGCGCCAGCAGCCATGACGACCCGCTCACCGAGGCGCTGCTCGAGACGCCGCAGGGGAGCGTGCGCCTGCTCCGCCTGGCAACACTTTTGGACGGCCTGGAGCAGGAGCTGCAAGAATCCGCCCCCAACAATGCCAAACCAGGAGGTACCTGA
- a CDS encoding chemotaxis protein CheA, which produces MDMSQYKALFLSESREYLRTIAEQVVALEQSPGERSAVDALFRGAHSLKGMAASMEYGDVVVVAHSMEDLMARVRDGALPFDAGVADLLLEGVDLIDVLLDDVEQERPSTLPTGDYAQRLALYTPAAAKAAAVDQAEPRGAAADAVPSPAADAPAPPAEAEKAKEPVGEAGGTVRVKTELLDHLINLTGELVTNKQRLLNIGRELASPALNDAVSETAKLLRALHDEVMKVRLMPFEAISDRFQRSVRSVAKKSGKEIHFELTGREIGLDRGMLEQLVDPLNHILRNAVDHGIEESGEREQAGKPARGTVWLAVSRDRDRIQITVRDDGRGMEPKAMIEAAIAKGLLTPEEGELLSPRQALMLSCIPGFSTAKEVTDISGRGVGMDAVNAAIQKLGGTLGIESEPGLGTTITLRLPLTIAIIHALVVQIGQVKAAIPVNAVQRTVELSRRQIETMGKRQMFQLDDEAIPLLSLNRVLGLPLGRFPDGILPLFVTEARGRRVGIVVDRLLGQHELFVKQLGRPLSKMAGVAGGATLGDGEIVAILDLAGLL; this is translated from the coding sequence ATGGACATGTCGCAGTACAAAGCCCTCTTTCTCTCGGAATCCCGGGAGTACCTGCGTACCATCGCGGAGCAGGTAGTGGCCCTCGAGCAGTCGCCCGGGGAGCGCAGCGCCGTCGACGCCCTGTTTCGCGGCGCGCACTCGCTCAAAGGGATGGCCGCCTCGATGGAGTACGGCGACGTGGTGGTGGTGGCCCACAGCATGGAGGACCTGATGGCGCGGGTGCGCGACGGCGCCCTCCCCTTCGACGCCGGGGTGGCCGACCTCCTTCTGGAGGGGGTCGACCTGATCGACGTGCTGCTTGACGACGTGGAGCAGGAGCGTCCCTCCACCCTCCCCACCGGCGATTATGCGCAGCGGCTCGCGCTCTACACGCCGGCCGCGGCCAAGGCGGCCGCAGTCGACCAGGCGGAGCCGAGGGGCGCCGCCGCCGATGCCGTACCCTCCCCCGCAGCAGACGCCCCCGCACCGCCCGCCGAGGCGGAAAAGGCGAAGGAACCGGTCGGCGAGGCGGGGGGCACGGTGCGGGTGAAAACCGAGCTGCTGGACCACCTGATCAACCTGACCGGCGAGCTGGTGACCAACAAACAACGCCTTTTGAACATCGGTCGGGAGCTCGCCTCCCCGGCGCTCAACGACGCCGTCTCCGAGACGGCGAAGCTTTTGCGGGCCCTGCACGACGAGGTGATGAAGGTGCGCCTGATGCCTTTCGAGGCGATCAGCGACCGTTTCCAGCGCTCGGTGCGTTCCGTCGCCAAGAAAAGCGGCAAGGAGATCCATTTCGAGCTGACCGGGCGTGAGATCGGGCTGGACCGCGGTATGCTGGAGCAGCTGGTCGACCCGCTGAACCACATCCTCAGAAACGCCGTGGACCACGGCATCGAGGAGAGCGGCGAGCGGGAGCAGGCCGGCAAGCCGGCGCGGGGAACGGTGTGGCTCGCGGTAAGCCGGGACCGGGACCGCATCCAGATCACCGTGCGCGACGACGGCCGCGGCATGGAACCCAAGGCCATGATCGAGGCCGCCATCGCCAAGGGGCTTTTGACACCCGAGGAGGGTGAGCTGCTCTCGCCGCGCCAGGCGCTGATGCTCTCCTGCATCCCCGGCTTCTCCACCGCCAAAGAGGTCACCGACATCTCCGGCCGGGGGGTCGGCATGGACGCCGTCAACGCGGCTATCCAGAAGCTGGGGGGAACCCTCGGCATCGAGAGCGAGCCCGGCCTAGGCACCACCATCACGCTCAGGCTGCCGCTCACCATCGCCATCATCCACGCGCTTGTAGTGCAGATAGGCCAGGTGAAGGCGGCCATCCCGGTGAACGCGGTGCAGCGCACAGTGGAGCTGTCCCGCAGACAGATCGAAACCATGGGCAAGAGGCAGATGTTCCAACTCGACGACGAGGCGATTCCGCTTCTGTCGCTGAACCGCGTGCTCGGGCTGCCGCTGGGGCGCTTCCCGGACGGCATCCTCCCCCTGTTCGTCACCGAGGCCAGGGGACGCCGGGTCGGCATCGTCGTGGACCGTCTCCTCGGGCAGCACGAGCTGTTCGTGAAGCAACTGGGAAGGCCGCTGTCCAAGATGGCCGGGGTGGCCGGCGGCGCGACCCTGGGCGACGGCGAGATCGTTGCCATCCTCGACCTGGCCGGACTGCTGTGA
- a CDS encoding YajQ family cyclic di-GMP-binding protein, with protein MPSFDIVSKVDMQEVDNAINQTVKEIGQRYDFKGSKSEVTLEKESIKVLSEDDFKLKAVIDILQSKFVKRNISPKALQYGKVEQASGSMVRQIITLQVGISKEKAKEIGAVIKETKLKVQSQIQDDQIRVTGKNIDDLQEVIRILKGKDLDIDMQFVNFRS; from the coding sequence ATGCCGTCATTCGACATCGTTTCCAAGGTCGACATGCAGGAAGTCGACAACGCCATCAACCAGACCGTGAAGGAGATCGGGCAGCGCTACGACTTCAAAGGGTCCAAGAGCGAGGTGACCCTGGAGAAGGAAAGCATCAAGGTCCTTTCCGAGGACGACTTCAAGCTGAAGGCGGTCATCGACATCCTGCAGTCCAAGTTCGTCAAACGCAACATATCGCCCAAGGCGCTGCAGTACGGCAAGGTGGAGCAGGCCTCCGGCAGCATGGTGCGCCAGATCATCACTCTGCAGGTGGGAATCTCCAAGGAGAAGGCCAAGGAGATCGGTGCGGTCATCAAGGAAACCAAACTCAAGGTACAAAGCCAGATCCAGGACGACCAGATCCGGGTCACCGGCAAGAACATCGACGACCTCCAGGAGGTGATCCGGATCCTCAAAGGTAAGGATCTCGACATCGACATGCAGTTCGTCAACTTCAGAAGCTGA
- a CDS encoding SH3 domain-containing protein: MRAFLISALLMAGAASAALAALPAPRPYSGCGVLILRQGAGWQPESLPLYREPGVQRVTETTPQALPRLAGDDTEPLVAASERRGGWVRVALDEAGRQGWLEKARGWEYREWRDFLPGRTVRLLPGLKKEWYQLRLAPGGEASPAPPLSRDRELKVLEVAKEWVRVEAPAGWLRWRDPDGRLTVSLK; this comes from the coding sequence GTGAGAGCTTTTTTGATTTCCGCACTGCTCATGGCCGGCGCCGCTTCGGCGGCCCTGGCCGCCCTCCCTGCGCCGCGCCCCTACAGCGGCTGCGGCGTCCTGATTCTCAGGCAGGGGGCGGGATGGCAGCCGGAAAGCCTCCCCCTGTACCGGGAACCGGGGGTGCAGCGGGTGACCGAGACCACGCCGCAGGCGCTGCCGCGTCTTGCCGGGGACGACACGGAGCCGCTTGTGGCCGCGAGCGAGCGGCGCGGCGGCTGGGTTCGGGTGGCGCTGGACGAGGCGGGACGCCAGGGGTGGCTGGAAAAGGCCCGCGGCTGGGAGTACCGCGAGTGGCGCGACTTCCTCCCCGGGCGCACGGTGCGCCTGCTCCCGGGCCTGAAGAAGGAGTGGTACCAGCTGCGGCTGGCCCCGGGGGGGGAGGCGAGCCCCGCGCCGCCGCTGTCCCGGGACCGGGAGCTCAAGGTCCTGGAGGTGGCAAAGGAGTGGGTCAGGGTCGAGGCACCGGCCGGGTGGCTGCGCTGGCGCGACCCCGACGGCAGACTCACCGTCTCGCTGAAGTAG
- a CDS encoding methyl-accepting chemotaxis protein — MYIQIGYKFILGFLAVVAAVVFVPAAVQHLQYSPELTSVLSYVVALTVGLILGSFFSRSFTKNISLLTGATESISQGDLSRDLEFPATRFPDETHSMALSINTMQENLRILVRQIRETSERVSESSRTLSSSALEINASTEEVAQAIESISGGAENQAEMLSKSAKVIHEMAISVDLVARRAKETAKAARETSLTAQKGGELANDSVERLKSFFDSVELISMQFMDLNGKLMQVGKIADFIVEMSRQTNLLALNASIEAARAGEYGKGFGVVAEEVRKLADGSAKSATDIVELIDLVKVESRRLQETITDSSRGIIVGKKNLDITADAFREILATVVETERKANSIADLSQMQTTGAAKMVSMVDEIAKVAEDNAASTEEVSAATEEQHSAMQEMVYQTQELAKLADELLRSVERFQVEPESAPEPEA, encoded by the coding sequence ATGTACATCCAAATCGGCTACAAGTTCATCCTCGGCTTTCTGGCCGTGGTCGCCGCCGTCGTCTTCGTTCCCGCTGCGGTGCAGCACCTGCAGTACTCGCCCGAGCTCACCAGTGTCCTCTCTTACGTGGTGGCGCTCACGGTGGGTCTGATACTGGGCTCTTTCTTCTCCCGGAGCTTCACCAAAAACATCTCCCTTTTGACCGGTGCCACCGAATCCATCAGCCAGGGGGACCTCTCCCGCGATCTCGAGTTCCCGGCGACCCGCTTCCCCGACGAGACCCACTCCATGGCGCTCTCGATCAACACGATGCAGGAGAACCTGCGCATCCTGGTACGCCAGATCAGGGAAACCTCGGAGCGGGTCTCCGAGTCCTCGCGCACCCTTTCCTCCAGCGCCCTCGAGATCAACGCCTCCACCGAGGAGGTGGCGCAGGCCATCGAGAGCATCTCGGGGGGCGCGGAGAACCAGGCGGAGATGCTGTCCAAGAGCGCCAAGGTGATCCACGAGATGGCGATCTCGGTGGACCTGGTGGCGCGCCGGGCCAAGGAGACCGCTAAGGCGGCACGGGAGACCAGCCTCACCGCGCAAAAAGGGGGCGAGCTCGCCAACGACTCGGTGGAGCGGTTGAAGAGCTTCTTCGATTCCGTCGAGCTGATCAGCATGCAGTTCATGGACCTCAACGGTAAGCTGATGCAGGTCGGCAAGATCGCCGACTTCATCGTGGAGATGTCCCGCCAGACCAACCTCCTTGCCCTGAACGCCTCCATCGAGGCGGCCCGCGCCGGCGAGTACGGCAAAGGGTTCGGCGTCGTGGCCGAGGAGGTGAGAAAGCTCGCCGACGGCAGCGCCAAGAGCGCCACCGACATCGTGGAGCTGATCGACCTGGTGAAGGTGGAGAGCCGCCGGCTGCAGGAGACCATCACCGACAGCTCGCGCGGCATCATCGTGGGCAAGAAGAACCTGGACATCACCGCGGACGCCTTCAGGGAGATCCTGGCCACCGTCGTCGAGACCGAGAGAAAGGCCAACTCCATCGCCGACCTGTCCCAGATGCAGACCACCGGCGCCGCCAAGATGGTGAGCATGGTCGACGAGATCGCCAAGGTGGCCGAGGATAACGCGGCCTCGACCGAGGAGGTCTCCGCCGCCACCGAGGAGCAGCACTCGGCCATGCAGGAGATGGTGTACCAGACCCAGGAGCTCGCCAAGCTCGCCGACGAGCTGTTGCGCTCGGTGGAGCGCTTCCAGGTCGAACCGGAGAGCGCGCCGGAGCCCGAGGCGTGA
- a CDS encoding VOC family protein, translating to MVEKIKNIVVFVKDIKAARRFYREQLGLPAGQETEYMMEFLPTEGTALGVSLAMHEAAQKLVGRHTGITFTVKGLEELYARLTKEGVRFTEPLEKSPWGKMAVVADPDGNEFALVEM from the coding sequence ATGGTAGAAAAAATTAAGAATATTGTTGTATTTGTCAAGGACATCAAGGCCGCGCGCCGTTTTTATCGGGAACAGCTGGGGCTTCCCGCCGGGCAGGAGACCGAGTACATGATGGAGTTCCTCCCTACCGAGGGGACCGCTCTGGGCGTGTCGCTGGCCATGCACGAGGCGGCGCAGAAGCTGGTGGGGCGCCACACCGGCATCACCTTCACCGTGAAAGGGCTTGAAGAGCTCTACGCCCGGCTCACCAAGGAAGGGGTCCGTTTCACCGAGCCCCTGGAGAAGAGCCCGTGGGGCAAAATGGCGGTTGTCGCCGACCCGGACGGCAACGAGTTCGCCCTGGTGGAGATGTGA
- a CDS encoding chemotaxis protein CheC — protein MPHHNLHDGELKALTQVCNTGMQHAAIALSQLMGKSVSIQVPRLQVLEGSALPHLLDSHEATALQLQILGNVRGSILILLLQENARHILELLLGELPKEGAPLSEMERATLMEVGNILASACLNALGSSLKMTLLPSVPALSTGPGSEILVRALDRGDGDNAVVMMDAMFTVSDSLCGGSIFLMPAPASLAALLGALEQ, from the coding sequence ATGCCGCACCACAACCTGCACGATGGCGAACTCAAGGCGCTCACCCAGGTGTGCAACACCGGTATGCAGCACGCAGCGATCGCCCTGTCCCAGCTGATGGGGAAGAGTGTGAGCATTCAGGTGCCCCGGCTCCAGGTGCTGGAGGGCTCGGCCCTGCCCCACCTGCTCGATTCCCATGAGGCGACCGCCCTGCAGCTGCAGATCCTCGGCAACGTGCGCGGCAGCATCCTGATCCTTTTGCTCCAGGAGAACGCCCGGCACATCCTGGAGCTGCTTTTAGGTGAACTCCCCAAGGAAGGTGCGCCGCTTTCCGAGATGGAACGCGCCACCTTGATGGAGGTGGGGAACATCCTTGCCTCGGCGTGCCTCAACGCCCTGGGGAGTTCCCTCAAGATGACCCTGCTCCCGTCGGTGCCCGCCCTGAGCACCGGCCCGGGAAGCGAGATCCTCGTGCGCGCCCTGGACCGCGGCGACGGCGACAACGCAGTGGTGATGATGGACGCGATGTTCACGGTCTCCGATTCCCTGTGCGGCGGGAGCATCTTCCTCATGCCCGCGCCCGCCTCGCTTGCCGCTCTGCTGGGCGCCCTGGAGCAATGA
- a CDS encoding LolA family protein, with protein MKFARTAVLCLALIALNAGVALCAELSQVVRTIEQGYGSLNDLQADFSQRSSIKAMKREEKGAGELLLKKGGGKESMFRFNYTKPKQQIVSNGKTVWYYIPDQKQVMVMDLAQLLEASNGIAMNYLSGLGQVSKDFSIAFAAEQKDKSGNYQLELTPHKKSPAMAKLLLTISGDAVESFVAKGHPGTPFPVLSSTVVDQTGNTTRMDFSNVKTNRGISSGKFSFKIPSGVQVIKR; from the coding sequence ATGAAATTCGCCAGAACCGCCGTCCTGTGTCTCGCCCTGATCGCCCTCAACGCCGGTGTGGCCCTTTGCGCCGAGCTCTCCCAGGTAGTGCGCACCATCGAGCAGGGGTACGGGTCCTTGAACGACCTGCAGGCAGACTTCAGCCAGAGAAGCAGCATCAAGGCAATGAAGCGCGAGGAGAAGGGTGCCGGTGAGCTCCTGCTGAAGAAGGGAGGGGGCAAGGAGTCCATGTTCCGCTTCAACTACACCAAGCCCAAGCAGCAGATCGTTTCCAACGGCAAGACGGTGTGGTACTACATCCCGGACCAGAAGCAGGTCATGGTGATGGATCTGGCGCAACTCCTGGAGGCGAGTAACGGCATCGCCATGAACTACCTCTCGGGCCTGGGGCAGGTTTCCAAGGATTTCAGCATCGCGTTTGCCGCCGAGCAAAAGGACAAGAGCGGCAACTACCAGCTGGAGCTCACCCCGCACAAGAAGAGCCCGGCCATGGCCAAGCTCCTCTTGACCATCTCAGGCGACGCGGTGGAAAGCTTCGTGGCCAAGGGGCACCCCGGCACGCCGTTCCCGGTGCTTTCCTCCACGGTGGTCGACCAGACCGGCAACACCACCAGGATGGATTTCAGCAACGTGAAGACCAACCGCGGCATCTCCAGCGGCAAGTTCAGCTTCAAGATCCCCTCGGGGGTTCAAGTCATTAAAAGATAA
- a CDS encoding IS481 family transposase yields the protein MPWQEVTTMTLRTEFVMLAIQDGSNISQLCRQFNISRDKGYKWIRRYKEHGDAGLYDCSRRPHNSPVQTDVSVESAILALRKEHPAWGGRKIKACLEADGKQVFPAASTITEILRRNGQLAPAESAKHRAFIRFEHPHPNALWQMDFKGHFLTRQGRCHPLTVLDDHSRYNLVLQACGDETTASVKNALVAAFRNYGLPDRMTMDNGSPWGDDGEYQLTVLTAWLIRLGVGVSHSRPYHPQTQGKDERFHRTLLVEAIAGKNFDDLAQCQQAFDEFRVLYNSKRPHESLGQKPPVTRYQPSARMYPEVPPRIEYAPGDHVRKVQDKGIVFFKGQVFRVSRALRGEPVAFRPTDQDGTFLIYYCHHKLREIRIGEKKVSPMSPNDCHP from the coding sequence ATGCCTTGGCAAGAGGTGACGACCATGACCCTCAGGACAGAGTTCGTGATGTTAGCGATTCAAGACGGCAGCAATATTTCGCAGCTTTGTCGGCAGTTCAACATCAGCCGCGACAAAGGCTATAAGTGGATTCGTCGGTATAAGGAGCATGGAGATGCTGGCCTTTACGACTGCTCTCGACGCCCCCATAACAGTCCTGTACAGACTGATGTCTCCGTCGAGAGTGCAATCCTTGCGCTTAGAAAAGAGCACCCGGCTTGGGGTGGCCGTAAGATCAAGGCTTGTCTGGAAGCAGACGGGAAACAAGTGTTCCCTGCAGCTTCCACGATTACTGAGATCTTACGCCGTAACGGTCAGTTAGCCCCGGCAGAGTCCGCAAAGCACAGGGCTTTTATTCGTTTTGAGCATCCCCACCCGAATGCTCTGTGGCAGATGGACTTCAAAGGCCATTTTCTAACCCGTCAGGGCCGCTGTCACCCGTTGACGGTCCTAGATGACCACTCTCGCTACAACCTGGTGCTCCAAGCTTGTGGCGACGAGACAACTGCTAGCGTAAAGAATGCTCTTGTTGCCGCCTTTCGAAACTACGGATTGCCAGACCGAATGACCATGGATAATGGCAGTCCCTGGGGAGACGACGGAGAATACCAACTCACTGTGCTGACAGCCTGGTTAATCCGGCTCGGAGTAGGTGTGAGTCATTCACGGCCATACCACCCTCAGACCCAGGGTAAAGACGAGCGGTTTCACCGCACCCTGCTTGTAGAAGCAATAGCTGGTAAAAATTTCGACGATTTAGCTCAATGCCAACAAGCTTTTGACGAGTTTAGAGTCTTGTACAACTCAAAGCGGCCACATGAGTCATTAGGGCAAAAGCCGCCAGTTACCCGCTATCAGCCAAGTGCACGGATGTACCCAGAGGTGCCACCGCGAATCGAGTATGCGCCCGGTGATCACGTCCGAAAAGTGCAGGACAAAGGGATCGTCTTCTTCAAAGGCCAAGTGTTCAGGGTCTCCAGGGCGTTACGAGGGGAACCGGTTGCTTTTCGCCCCACGGATCAGGACGGAACATTTTTGATTTACTACTGCCACCACAAGCTCCGGGAGATCCGGATTGGTGAGAAAAAAGTGTCACCCATGTCTCCGAACGACTGTCACCCTTGA